A section of the Diabrotica virgifera virgifera chromosome 8, PGI_DIABVI_V3a genome encodes:
- the LOC126890161 gene encoding uncharacterized protein LOC126890161, translating to MDQIDEIDKAGTEAEDRVTTEQKYFSILAGLQRKMDELLLGPPPLRSNSAQSTAKVRLPDITMQTFCGPFSEFNSFYQLFETLIVNNEELNNVQRFIYLKSLLRNEPLQLIDNIEVIDENFDIAVKTLKDRYENKSRVISLHIQKLLKAPSLVKSNSKALREFLTLAQQTLLALKNMSVPIEHWDLLLIEIFLQKLDFATHSTFEYDIGTKTLPTLSQFFKFLEKKCDIQEKLKVSDHDKKVNNRSKSKTSFFSSVDQPSHSFSDNNCTFCRSNAHKVYQCNDFKCLSLQEKFNFVKGKKLCFNCLGSKHFSQDCGSTRSCTLCGGHHHSSLHGTSENVSSSRNINRQALSRERNAQTPQNSQGASRVVAPISTQRSFNNRS from the coding sequence atGGATCAGATAGATGAGATTGATAAAGCCGGCACTGAAGCAGAAGACAGGGTGAcaactgagcaaaaatatttctcTATTCTCGCGGGCCTACAGCGTAAGATGGACGAGTTATTGTTAGGCCCCCCTCCTCTCAGATCAAATAGCGCTCAGTCAACTGCTAAGGTTAGGCTTCCGGATATCACCATGCAAACGTTCTGCGGGCCATTCTCTGAGTTCAACTCGTTCTACCAGCTCTTCGAGACGCTAATAGTGAACAATGAAGAACTCAATAATGTGCAACGATTTATTTACCTTAAATCGTTGCTGCGAAATGAACCCCTCCAGTTGATCGACAACATCGAAGTTATCGACGAAAATTTCGATATAGCTGTAAAAACTCTCAAAGATCGCTACGAGAACAAATCGCGAGTGATTAGCTTACACATTCAAAAATTGTTAAAGGCTCCATCTCTAGTTAAAAGTAATTCAAAGGCATTACGCGAATTTTTAACTCTAGCTCAGCAGACGCTGCTCGCTTTGAAAAATATGTCCGTACCAATTGAGCATTGGGATTTActattaattgaaatatttttacaaaaattagatTTTGCTACACATAGTACCTTTGAATATGATATTGGGACAAAGACCTTACCTACCCTTTCacagttttttaaatttctcgAGAAAAAGTGTGATATTCAGGAAAAATTAAAGGTTTCAGATCATGATAAAAAGGTTAATAACAGGTCTAAATCAAAAACATCTTTCTTCTCATCAGTTGACCAACCATCACACTCTTTCTCTGATAATAATTGTACTTTTTGTAGAAGTAATGCTCATAAGGTTTATCAGTGTAATGATTTTAAATGCCTCTCTTTAcaggaaaaatttaattttgtaaaaggtaagaaACTGTGTTTTAATTGTTTGGGTAGTAAACATTTCTCTCAAGATTGCGGCTCTACTCGATCATGTACTTTGTGTGGGGGTCATCATCACTCATCCCTCCATGGAACCTCTGAAAATGTCTCTTCCTCTAGGAACATCAATAGGCAAGCTCTCTCTCGTGAGCGCAATGCTCAAACTCCTCAAAATTCTCAAGGTGCCTCTCGTGTTGTCGCTCCCATATCTACTCAGCGTTCTTTTAATAATCGCAGCTAA